A single region of the Legionella oakridgensis ATCC 33761 = DSM 21215 genome encodes:
- a CDS encoding DUF5617 domain-containing protein produces the protein MKIIYYAGYIDAASFKTACIDQGLDPQKVVFLFPGNSGHHGRNITLFSIKGGGGLAAASADIGRKGYPTLSLPTTSMEQWSKNLTQQQIVAGAIADVYRAIGAGYSLMLPIREHSNTSYFDSGLQYSDGLAEPSFWGENQKIPNKPLANYYTTELDKLHAFMALADDEKLQLASTDSSNPFYAAYLQGRQMHSDDPWLQPPGARPKIIISTPPQPLPRSRLVEDGRRDMERILPALQEEPVREIAPAPRRMAVIRKETAKQSSAHKPEPKATQLHAETVHPQHSVSFFKATTLSAPASYHQLYQTSKDPLQSARALLNDYTKGNSWWLRFFTGHWNRHHIQEVAQIVKKMDDGIIKDKHSLLTELNKIHLVNINGSLARRIQFIERKFAEEDVAHQHHSTPAL, from the coding sequence ATGAAAATTATCTATTATGCAGGGTATATCGACGCAGCTTCATTCAAAACCGCCTGCATCGATCAAGGGTTGGATCCCCAAAAAGTAGTCTTTCTATTCCCTGGCAACTCCGGTCATCATGGCCGCAATATAACCTTATTTTCAATTAAAGGGGGCGGAGGGCTTGCCGCCGCTTCGGCTGATATTGGTCGTAAAGGGTATCCGACGCTCAGTTTACCCACGACCAGTATGGAACAATGGTCAAAAAATCTCACTCAACAACAAATCGTTGCCGGCGCAATCGCTGATGTTTATCGTGCCATTGGAGCAGGCTACAGTTTGATGTTACCCATTAGAGAGCATAGCAATACCTCTTATTTTGATTCTGGTTTGCAATACAGCGATGGCTTGGCAGAACCCAGTTTTTGGGGAGAGAATCAAAAAATTCCAAACAAACCACTGGCCAACTACTACACAACTGAATTGGATAAGTTGCATGCTTTTATGGCTCTTGCCGATGACGAAAAATTGCAACTGGCATCGACTGATTCTAGCAATCCTTTTTACGCTGCCTATTTACAAGGGCGACAAATGCACTCGGATGATCCCTGGTTACAACCTCCTGGAGCAAGGCCTAAAATTATTATTTCCACACCTCCCCAGCCACTTCCACGCTCACGACTTGTTGAAGACGGCAGAAGAGATATGGAACGAATATTACCCGCCTTACAAGAGGAGCCCGTCAGAGAAATTGCTCCGGCTCCGAGAAGAATGGCAGTCATCAGAAAAGAAACAGCAAAACAATCTTCCGCTCATAAACCGGAACCAAAGGCAACGCAGTTGCACGCTGAAACAGTGCATCCGCAACACAGCGTATCTTTTTTCAAGGCTACCACTCTATCAGCACCAGCGTCTTATCATCAATTATATCAAACGTCAAAAGATCCATTACAAAGCGCACGCGCCCTATTGAATGATTATACCAAAGGCAATTCCTGGTGGCTGCGCTTTTTCACTGGGCATTGGAATCGTCATCACATTCAAGAAGTCGCACAAATCGTTAAAAAAATGGATGATGGTATAATTAAAGACAAACACAGCCTGCTTACTGAGCTCAATAAAATTCATTTGGTTAATATTAATGGCTCATTAGCCAGACGTATTCAGTTTATTGAACGGAAATTTGCTGAAGAAGACGTCGCCCACCAGCATCATTCCACTCCAGCACTGTGA
- a CDS encoding quinone-dependent dihydroorotate dehydrogenase, which translates to MYQQLIRPLLFCLDAETAHELTLFVLQYLPKLCFSKPASSPVQVMGLKFPHPVGLAAGLDKNGAYVDALAKLGFAFIEVGTVTPRPQLGNVKPRLFRLPAAQALINRMGFNNQGVDVLVANIKKANYQGILGINIGKNKDTPLNEAVNDYLYCLRKVYLQASYVTINISSPNTPDLRQLQHREYFNDLISQLRKEQLQLMDHHQRYVPLVIKLSPDESDEALKEMADVIVSHGIDGIIATNTTCARNDVKHLLHGNEEGGLSGRPLAARSTQCLQLLKQRVGNEVAFIGVGGIDCPAAAKDKLAAGASLLQVYTGLIYQGPAFVKALVEGIESS; encoded by the coding sequence ATGTATCAACAACTAATCAGGCCACTGCTATTTTGTTTGGATGCGGAAACCGCGCATGAGTTGACCTTATTTGTTTTGCAGTATCTCCCCAAGCTATGTTTTTCCAAGCCGGCTTCTTCACCCGTGCAGGTCATGGGCCTGAAGTTTCCTCACCCTGTTGGACTTGCTGCGGGCCTTGATAAGAATGGGGCGTATGTGGATGCGTTAGCCAAACTGGGTTTTGCTTTTATTGAAGTAGGAACCGTCACTCCCAGACCTCAGCTGGGTAATGTTAAGCCACGTCTGTTTCGCTTACCGGCAGCCCAAGCACTTATTAACCGCATGGGGTTTAATAATCAAGGCGTTGATGTTCTGGTGGCCAACATAAAAAAAGCCAATTATCAGGGAATTTTAGGAATTAATATTGGAAAAAATAAAGATACGCCATTAAATGAGGCAGTAAACGATTATTTGTACTGTTTACGGAAGGTGTATTTACAAGCATCGTATGTAACCATCAATATTTCATCTCCAAATACACCGGATTTGCGGCAATTACAGCACCGTGAGTATTTTAATGATTTGATCAGCCAATTGCGGAAAGAACAGTTGCAATTGATGGACCATCATCAGCGTTATGTCCCATTAGTGATTAAGTTATCACCGGATGAATCTGATGAAGCGTTGAAAGAAATGGCAGACGTGATCGTATCTCATGGTATCGATGGTATTATTGCTACCAATACCACTTGTGCGCGTAACGATGTAAAACATCTATTACATGGAAATGAAGAAGGTGGTCTGAGTGGTCGGCCCTTGGCCGCAAGATCAACACAGTGTCTGCAACTATTAAAACAGAGGGTTGGAAATGAAGTTGCATTCATTGGTGTAGGGGGGATTGATTGTCCTGCGGCAGCGAAGGATAAATTGGCAGCAGGCGCTTCTTTATTACAAGTATATACTGGCTTGATTTATCAAGGCCCTGCCTTTGTAAAAGCATTGGTCGAAGGAATAGAGAGTTCTTAG